A single Mixta calida DNA region contains:
- the yghU gene encoding glutathione-dependent disulfide-bond oxidoreductase: protein MSENNYQPPKVWKWDQQGAGSWSKTNRPIAGATHDAELPVGKHPLQLYSMGTPNGQKVTILLEELLALGVSDAEYDAHLIRIGEGDQFSSGFVEVNPNSKIPALLDVSESPAVRVFESGAILLYLAEKFGHFLPQDRAARTETLNWLFWLQGSAPYMGGGFGHFYHYAPEKIEYAINRFAMEAKRQLDVLDRQLAQHRYIAGDEYTIADIAIWPWYGVLAQGGLYEAAEFLDVSAYTHLQRWAKEISERPAVKRGRIVNRTWGEPSQQLRERHDASDFELRTEDKLS, encoded by the coding sequence ATGTCAGAGAATAATTATCAGCCGCCGAAGGTCTGGAAGTGGGATCAGCAGGGCGCCGGCAGCTGGTCGAAAACCAATCGTCCCATCGCGGGCGCCACCCATGACGCCGAACTGCCGGTCGGCAAGCATCCGCTGCAACTCTATTCGATGGGCACGCCGAACGGTCAGAAGGTGACGATCCTGCTGGAGGAGCTGTTGGCGCTGGGCGTGAGCGATGCGGAATATGATGCGCACCTGATCCGCATCGGCGAAGGCGATCAGTTCTCCAGCGGCTTTGTCGAAGTAAACCCCAACTCCAAAATCCCGGCGCTGCTCGACGTATCGGAAAGCCCGGCGGTACGCGTGTTTGAATCAGGCGCTATCCTGCTCTATCTGGCAGAGAAGTTTGGTCACTTCCTGCCGCAGGACCGCGCCGCGCGCACCGAAACGCTCAACTGGCTGTTCTGGTTGCAGGGATCGGCGCCTTACATGGGCGGCGGCTTCGGCCATTTTTATCACTACGCGCCGGAAAAAATTGAATACGCCATTAACCGCTTTGCGATGGAAGCGAAGCGTCAGCTGGATGTGCTGGATCGTCAGCTGGCTCAGCATCGTTATATCGCCGGCGACGAATATACCATCGCTGATATCGCGATCTGGCCGTGGTATGGCGTACTGGCGCAGGGCGGTCTGTACGAAGCGGCGGAGTTCCTCGACGTCAGCGCTTACACCCATTTGCAGCGCTGGGCGAAAGAGATTAGCGAGCGTCCGGCCGTTAAGCGCGGACGCATCGTAAACCGCACCTGGGGCGAACCGTCACAGCAGCTGCGCGAGCGTCACGACGCCTCGGATTTTGAACTGCGCACTGAAGATAAGCTGAGCTAA